In a single window of the Balaenoptera acutorostrata chromosome 3, mBalAcu1.1, whole genome shotgun sequence genome:
- the LOC103013449 gene encoding LOW QUALITY PROTEIN: olfactory receptor 11H4 (The sequence of the model RefSeq protein was modified relative to this genomic sequence to represent the inferred CDS: inserted 3 bases in 2 codons; deleted 1 base in 1 codon) — MNRLATRIVTKFVLLGFPGRWEIQIFLFSLFLVVYALALLGNGAITCAVRWDPRLHSPMYFLLGNFAFLEIWYVSSTVPNMLVNILSKTKAISFSGCFLQSHFFFSLGTAQCLFLAVIVYHXAICHPLHYPTIMTRKLCGTLVSLCWLIGFLGYPIPTFFISQLPFCGPNIIDHFLCDMDPLMALSCAPAPITEFIFCTQSSFVLFFTITYVLDLYPVVQAVFQAPSAAGRRKDFSICGSHLAVVSLFYGTVMVMYVSPTYGISTLMQKILTLVYSIMIPFLNPLIYSLXNKDMKLALRNVLFGMRISQNSQAKDVSYFQVLMKNKVEMCKFFQWSFVLILSS; from the exons ATGAACAGGTTGGCAACACGCATTGTGACTAAGTTTGTTCTCCTGGGATTTCCTGGTCGCTGGGAGATacagatttttctcttctcactGTTTTTGGTGGTTTATGCCTTGGCTTTGCTGGGGAATGGAGCCATTACCTGTGCAGTGAGATGGGACCCACGACTACACTCCCCCATGTACTTTCTGTTGGGAAACTTTGCTTTCCTGGAGATCTGGTATGTTTCCTCCACTGTTCCTAACATGCTAGTCAACATTCTCTCCAAAACCAAGGCCATCTCATTTTCTGGCTGCTTCCTCCAGtcccatttcttcttttccctggGCACAGCTCAATGTCTCTTCCTGGCAGTAATTGTTTATC TTGCCATCTGCCACCCACTGCACTACCCCACCATCATGACTAGGAAGCTCTGTGGAACGCTGGTGTCCCTCTGCTGGCTCATTGGATTCCTTGGCTACCCAATCCCCACTTTTTTCATCTCCCAACTCCCTTTCTGTGGACCCAATATCATTGATCACTTCCTGTGTGACATGGACCCACTGATGGCTCTGTCCTGTGCTCCAGCCCCcattactgaatttattttctgTACTCAGAGTTCCTTTGTCCTCTTTTTCACTATTACATACGTT CTTGATCTATACCCTGTTGTTCAAGCTGTTTTTCAGGCCCCTTCTGCAGCTGGCCGGAGAAAGGACTTTTCCATCTGTGGTTCTCATTTAGCTGTGGTGTCTCTTTTCTATGGGACAGTCATGGTAATGTATGTGAGTCCTACATATGGCATCTCAACTTTGATGCAGAAAATTCTCACACTGGTATATTCAATAATGATTCCTTTCCTTAATCCCCTGATCTACAGTCT TAATAAGGACATGAAACTTGCCCTGAGAAATGTCCTGTTTGGAATGAGAATTAGTCAAAATTCACAAGCCAAAGATGTGTCATACTTCCAAGTTCTAATGAAGAATAAGGTGGAGATGTGTAAGTTCTTTCAATGGTCTTTTGTCCTCATTCTGAGTAGTTAG